A genome region from Pseudomonas sp. N3-W includes the following:
- a CDS encoding HlyD family secretion protein has translation MIVPDDARLEIEAQILNRDIGFVRPGQDAEIKLDAFPYTHYGTIAGKVMSISQDAVKDDKLGLVYPVRIQLGAHLIVADGKSIQLEPGMSSSVEIKTEQRRIIEYLLTPLLKYQSEALRER, from the coding sequence GTGATTGTGCCGGACGACGCCAGGCTGGAAATCGAAGCGCAGATTCTCAACCGCGATATCGGCTTTGTTCGTCCGGGGCAGGACGCCGAAATCAAGCTGGATGCCTTTCCGTATACCCACTACGGCACCATCGCCGGCAAGGTCATGTCGATTTCGCAGGACGCGGTCAAGGACGACAAGTTGGGGTTGGTTTATCCGGTACGGATACAACTGGGCGCACATTTGATTGTGGCGGATGGCAAAAGTATTCAGCTGGAACCGGGGATGTCGAGTTCGGTGGAGATCAAGACCGAGCAGCGGCGGATTATTGAGTATCTGTTGACGCCGTTGTTGAAATATCAGAGTGAGGCGTTGCGGGAACGGTGA
- a CDS encoding lysozyme inhibitor LprI family protein: MSIGFERASEQSTQSKYQKFDCSQNSGIYQGAQINMANSAIYKKVLMFVLFGLGGCMNAIADDDPCSTQNNSLEAAQCQIERLKHLETELNARYQEALEKLPDTNVWDARQTKDQLKKAQSAWRVYRDENCSYVGGLQGGSGKWVTIFAVDCDLEETEKRIDFFKHLPAGG; encoded by the coding sequence GTGAGTATTGGTTTTGAGAGAGCTAGTGAACAGTCTACGCAATCTAAATATCAAAAATTTGACTGCAGTCAGAATTCAGGAATTTATCAAGGGGCTCAGATAAATATGGCTAATTCCGCAATTTACAAAAAAGTATTAATGTTTGTATTGTTTGGATTGGGAGGCTGCATGAATGCAATTGCAGATGATGACCCGTGCTCGACACAAAATAATTCACTAGAAGCTGCACAGTGCCAGATAGAAAGATTAAAGCACCTAGAAACAGAACTTAATGCTCGTTATCAAGAGGCGTTGGAGAAGCTGCCGGATACCAATGTTTGGGATGCTCGGCAAACTAAGGATCAACTTAAAAAAGCACAGAGTGCATGGCGGGTTTACAGGGATGAAAATTGTAGTTACGTGGGTGGATTACAGGGTGGTAGCGGTAAGTGGGTAACAATTTTTGCTGTGGATTGCGATTTAGAAGAGACGGAAAAGCGTATTGATTTTTTTAAGCATTTGCCTGCGGGTGGTTGA